Proteins from a single region of Procambarus clarkii isolate CNS0578487 chromosome 32, FALCON_Pclarkii_2.0, whole genome shotgun sequence:
- the eIF3b gene encoding eukaryotic translation initiation factor 3 subunit B, translating into MAKKNKSKMLDNEDDGGAEEEEPDFSDPEDFVEDITEEELLGDLLRQKPKETDGVESVIIVDGVPSVGAERLEKLKNVVRKIFKEFGAIINEFYPTNEDGKTKGYIFLEFKDRAAAEEAVRQRNNYKLDKQHTFLCNLFTDFEKYEDIPEEFVAPVPQPYKDMGNMSYYLLDENCFDQFSIIYDGGTTTAIYLNVVPEAVEVAKRERWTETYVRWSPRGTYLATFHGKGIALWGGEEFRQVQKFSHPGVQFIDFSPCEKYIVTFSPHVDQRSEEPQSIIVWDVRSGLKKRAFNAERPPVWPVFKWSNDDKYFARIGEDCLSVYETPSFGLLDKKSIKVMGIKDFSWSPTDNILAYWIAEDKDVPAKVSLVSIPSREEIRTKNLFNVADCKMHWQKCGDYLCVKVARYAKAKREKNEVKYSGIYYNFEIFHMREKGIPVDSLEIKENIQAFAWEPVNNKFGIISGEPPTVNVTFFQVNKGQAPTELKKLEKRPCNNLFWSPQGQFVVLAGLRNMSGALEFIDTKDFQVMMSTEHFMATDIEWDPTGRYVASCVSWWGHKVDNAYWLWSFQGKILKRQTVDKFCQLLWRPRPPPLLTTQDIKDIKKNMKKYAASFEVQDKMRYSKASREIIEKRQKQMLTFTEYRQKMIEKFEEDKDTRLALRDGQDTDTLTSNENDFEEETVEFLVKKETVVIDE; encoded by the exons ATGGCCAAGAAAAACAAATCCAAGATGCTCGACAACGAAGACGATGGAGGTGCTGAAGAGGAGGAGCCGGACTTCAGCGATCCTGAAGACTTCGTGGAAGACATTACGGAGGAag aacTTTTAGGAGATTTGCTTCGCCAAAAACCGAAGGAAACTGATGGCGTAGAGTCTGtcatcattgttgatggtgtgccATCAGTTGGCGCTGAGAGATTAGAGAAGTTGAAGAATGTTGTTCGTAAAATCTTCAAAGAATTTGGTGCCATTATCAATGAATTCTACCCCACAAATGAAGATGGAAAGACTAAAGG ATACATCTTCCTTGAGTTCAAGGATCGAGCTGCTGCCGAGGAAGCAGTGAGACAGCGCAACAACTACAAATTGGACAAACAGCACACTTTCCTATGCAATCTTTTCACTGATTTTGAAAAGTATGAAGACATTCCTGAAGAATTTGTTGCACCTGTACCTCAGCCATACAAA GATATGGGAAATATGAGCTATTATCTGCTTGATGAAAACTGCTTTGACCAGTTCTCAATTATCTATGACGGAGGCACAACCACTGCTATCTACCTAAATGTTGTCCCAGAAGCTGTAGAGGTCGCCAAAAGAGAG AGATGGACAGAGACGTATGTACGTTGGTCACCAAGGGGAACTTACCTAGCTACATTCCATGGCAAAGGTATCGCTCTTTGGGGTGGGGAAGAGTTTCGTCAAGTTCAAAAATTCAGCCATCCAGGTGTTCAATTTATTGACTTTTCTCCTTGTGAAAA GTACATTGTGACTTTCTCACCACACGTTGACCAACGATCTGAAGAGCCTCAGTCTATTATTGTTTGGGATGTTCGTTCTGGGCTGAAGAAACGAGCCTTCAATGCTGAAAGACCTCCAGTTTGGCCAGTGTTCAAATGGTCTAATGATGACAAGTATTTTGCAAGAATTGGTGAAGATTGTCTTAGCGTGTACGAAACTCCA TCATTTGGTTTATTGGACAAGAAGAGTATCAAAGTTATGGGAATCAAAGACTTCAGCTGGTCTCCAACAGACAATATATTGGCTTACTGGATTGCTGAGGATAAGGATGTGCCTGCAAAGGTGTCCCTTGTCTCTATTCCAAGTCGAGAAGAA atccgTACCAAGAACTTGTTTAATGTGGCAGACTGCAAGATGCACTGGCagaagtgtggtgattatctttgCGTCAAGGTTGCCAGGTATGCCAAGGCCAAGCGTGAAAAAAATGAAGTGAAGTATTCTGGTATCTACTACAACTTTGAGATTTTCCATATGAGAGAGAAAGGCATTCCAGTGGATAGCTTGGAAATCAAGGAAAATATACAG GCCTTTGCATGGGAGCCAGTAAACAACAAGTTTGGTATCATCAGTGGTGAGCCTCCAACTGTAAATGTAACTTTCTTCCAAGTCAACAAAGGCCAAGCTCCTACAGAACTCAAGAAACTGGAAAAGCGGCCTTGCAACAACCTCTTCTGGTCGCCTCAGGGTCAGTTTGTTGTGCTGGCTGGCTTGCGTAACATGAGTGGAGCTTTGGAATTCATTGATACTAAAGATTTCCAG GTTATGATGAGCACAGAGCACTTCATGGCCACTGACATAGAGTGGGACCCCACGGGCCGATATGTTGCATCTTGTGTGTCTTGGTGGGGACACAAG GTGGACAATGCATACTGGTTGTGGTCTTTCCAAGGCAAAATTTTGAAACGGCAAACTGTGGACAAGTTTTGCCAGCTGTTGTGGAGACCAAGACCGCCACCTCTTCTTACAACGCAAGATATAAAG GATATTAAGAAGAACATGAAGAAATATGCAGCCAGCTTTGAGGTACAAGATAAAATGAGATACAGCAAGGCCAGTCGTGAAATtattgaaaaacgtcaaaaacagATGCTTACTTTCACTGAATACCGACAGAAGATGATAGAGAAGTTTGAAGAAGATAAAGATACACGGCTTGCTCTTCGTGACG GACAAGACACTGACACACTAACTTCAAATGAAAATGACTTCGAGGAAGAAACTGTAGAGTTCTTAGTCAAGAAGGAAACGGTTGTAATTGACGAGTAA